The DNA region ACATGTTCGCCGGACTAAAGAACGTGCCCAACTGAGTAATGGAAACGCCGTCATTGACGAGTTTCCATCGCTAGGCTCGTGGAATGGATGGATTTGACCCCGCGAAGAGTTTCGGCCCTGAAGTTGCACAACGATATGACAGTCATTCGCTGCGCGGGGATGAGGCCGAGACCGTCGAATTTCTCGCACGTCATGCCGGCGATGGTTCCGCGCTGGAGTTTGCCATAGGCACCGGCCGGATTGCGATCCCACTTTCTGAGCGTGGCATCCGCGTCGACGGAATTGAATTGTCGCCGGACATGGTCGCGCAACTTCGAAAGAAGCCCGGTGGCGACAACGTGGATGTGACGGTGGGCGACATGGCGCGTGTATCCGCGCCTCGCGGCGACTACGGACTCGTTTATCTTGTCTTCAACACCATTTACAACATTCTCACCCAGGATGATCAGGTGCGATGCTTCGAAAACGCGGCTCGACACCTGACAGAAGATGGCGTGTTCGTGGTTGAGGCAGCGGTGCCGTCGACCTGGATTCGCGGCGACCAGTTCATTAACGTCGAGCAGCTCACGAACGATGAAGTGGTGCTGGATGCTAATCGCTACGACCCGGTGACACAGATTCTCGATGAGAACCACGTCTCTCTAACCAAGGATGGTGTGCGGCTCTTTCCAATCTCCTGCCGGCTGATCTGGCCGAGCGAAATGGATCTGATGGCGAGAATCGCCGGGTTTAGGCTGGTAGATCGATGGGGCGATTGGAGCGCTCAACCGTTCACCGCGTCCAGCAGCCGCCATATCAGCGTCTACTCCCGGGCAGTGGAGTGAACCTCCGTCAGGGGCTGGGGCAGGATGAACCTGCGACGCGCCACGATGAACGACTCTTTCTCACCTATATCCAAAGGAATCCGGTCAACCGGCAGATCCTTCAGTTGGCGCCGCTGCTGGGTATTGCGGACTGGTGGCTGACTGCGGGGGCCCTGTTCCAGACCGTCTGGAACGTACTGGACGGCAGGGACCCGGGCGCCGGCATCCGGGACTACGACCTGTTCTACTTTGACGAGGACACCTCTTACGAGGCGGAAGACGCGGTAATTCGCCGGGCGCGGGAACTGTTCAAGGACCTGGGCGCGGAAGTCGAAGTGCGCAACGAAGCCCGCGTGCATCTTTGGTATGAGGAACATTTCTGCGTTCCTGCTGTGCCCTTCACCAGCACGGCCGATGCGATAGATCATTTCGCCGCGAAGACCTGCTGCTTCGCAGTCACGGCAGGCGACGACGGCGGCCTGAGAACGTATGCGCCGCACGGTTACGATGACCTGTTCGGCCGGAAGGTGGTACCGAACCCTGTGCTTGCGCCCCGCGACGTGTACGTGGCCAAGACCAGGCGGTGGAGTGAAGAATGGCCCTCACTGACGGTATTGCCGTGGCCCGCGGTGAAGGTCTAGGAAGGCTCCGAGCGGTCTAAAAGTCCGGACATGCTGATCTGTGCTGATTGCTCCTGTGTCAGGGTCTTGGAATACTTCACACATGTCTACCCTCCCCACCTCGTCCGCCGAGGACGTCATCAGCCAGCCGGCCCAGGCTCAGTTCGAGGCCTTCCTGGACGAGCACCGCAACGCGCTTAATAGCTGCCTGAACGGGCTGACCGAGGAGCAGGTGCGCCGATCATTGGTGCCCTCCCGGACAACACTGCTGGGCCTGGTGAAGCACGCGACCTTTGTCGAGAAGGTCTGGTTCGACGAAGCGGTCACCTGCCGGCCCCGCGCCGAGATCGGCATCCCCGCCACACCGGACGAGTCGTTCATCCTCGACGACGGCGACAGTATCGCAGCGGTCCAGCGGGCACACCAGGAGGCGTGCGAGGCATCGCGCCGCGCGACATCATCCTTGGGGCAGGACGACCTGGTCCACGGCAACCGCCGCGGCCCGCTGCCGCTGCGCTGGGTGTACCTTCACATGCTGCGCGAGCTGGCTCAGCACTGCGGGCACGCAGACATCCTCCGAGAGCAGCTCATCAACAGCTGAAGGCATGGACTTCACCCACCGCCCAGAGCGGCACGCGGGGCGGATCGTTATACGCAACAACAGTTCGATGCCAATCACCCTCAGCCGAGGTCCCAAAGCTCCGGACGGCGCAACACTTAAGGGACCACAATCGGCCCCGGGAGGGTGACATGCGCAGATCAGCATCGTCCGGCGTCGCGGTTCCCGCGGCATTTCTTTTCGCCTTGCTGCTTGCAGGATGCGGCCAGCAGGCAGGGCCGCCGGGACCGGGCACCACGAGCGCACCTGTAACGTCCTCAACGGCAACTGTCACGCCGAGCCAAACGCCGACGTCGGGCGGTACACCGAGCGCTACCGGCACCACCCCGGCGCCGGCGACCTGGACGGAATACACGACGGCGGACGGCCAGCTGACCTTCGACCATCCGGCCGCGTGGAGCGTCAGGGATCCCGCCGGGGAGCTGGCTGAAGGTGGCGGCGCATTCGCGGAGATTACCAACCAGGCGGGGAAGCCGTTGGCGACCCTCCGGACCAACATGGCCACGGGATCCACGTGCACGGAGCGGTACCCCTATTCCGTTCTGGAGTCGCAGGAGCTGACGGCTCTGACGCAGGACGGCATGACGCCACGGTACGTTTTCGAGACCCGCGGCAACGCCACGGATCCGGGTCCGGCGAACACTCCGGCCGCGGCCTATGGCATCGCGACCGGTCCGGCACCTACCGGGGACTCCGCCTGCGCCATCTTCCACTTCTTCACCTGGCCGCCCAACGCTGCCATGTTCGGGGCGTTCTACAACCCCGCGAACAACGAGACCCCCGGCGACGCGTCCCTGCCGTATCTGGAGAAGGCGAAGATATACGCGGGCACTGCCGAGTACCGGGATATCAAGCGGATGATCACCTCGC from Arthrobacter pascens includes:
- a CDS encoding DinB family protein produces the protein MSTLPTSSAEDVISQPAQAQFEAFLDEHRNALNSCLNGLTEEQVRRSLVPSRTTLLGLVKHATFVEKVWFDEAVTCRPRAEIGIPATPDESFILDDGDSIAAVQRAHQEACEASRRATSSLGQDDLVHGNRRGPLPLRWVYLHMLRELAQHCGHADILREQLINS
- a CDS encoding class I SAM-dependent DNA methyltransferase; translated protein: MDGFDPAKSFGPEVAQRYDSHSLRGDEAETVEFLARHAGDGSALEFAIGTGRIAIPLSERGIRVDGIELSPDMVAQLRKKPGGDNVDVTVGDMARVSAPRGDYGLVYLVFNTIYNILTQDDQVRCFENAARHLTEDGVFVVEAAVPSTWIRGDQFINVEQLTNDEVVLDANRYDPVTQILDENHVSLTKDGVRLFPISCRLIWPSEMDLMARIAGFRLVDRWGDWSAQPFTASSSRHISVYSRAVE
- a CDS encoding nucleotidyltransferase family protein; translated protein: MNLRQGLGQDEPATRHDERLFLTYIQRNPVNRQILQLAPLLGIADWWLTAGALFQTVWNVLDGRDPGAGIRDYDLFYFDEDTSYEAEDAVIRRARELFKDLGAEVEVRNEARVHLWYEEHFCVPAVPFTSTADAIDHFAAKTCCFAVTAGDDGGLRTYAPHGYDDLFGRKVVPNPVLAPRDVYVAKTRRWSEEWPSLTVLPWPAVKV